The following are encoded together in the Bacillus carboniphilus genome:
- a CDS encoding alpha/beta hydrolase — MIGCLIIHGFTGGPHEVEPLEEFLKQHTNWHVVSPTLPGHGEKLRLKGIFYYEWVRTAEEELKELLQVCDTVYVVGFSMGGMIASYLTVKYPVAKLVLLSAALYYINPRQLGIDIKNIMKDAMRGTLLQNELFQRYKRKIASTPISATTQFRKLVKDLRQHLPNVTAPTMIVQGLDDGVVPPKAAHVLHDSIGSEEKKLLFLEKAQHIICHCEEKDDLFQDILSFLGQEIKKSM, encoded by the coding sequence ATGATTGGATGCTTAATTATTCATGGATTTACAGGTGGTCCGCATGAAGTTGAGCCACTCGAAGAGTTTTTAAAACAGCATACAAACTGGCATGTAGTCTCACCTACTTTACCTGGGCATGGAGAAAAGCTTAGGTTAAAGGGAATTTTTTATTACGAATGGGTACGAACTGCTGAAGAAGAATTGAAGGAATTACTTCAAGTTTGTGATACAGTATATGTAGTAGGCTTTTCCATGGGTGGAATGATTGCCAGTTATCTAACGGTGAAATACCCTGTAGCCAAATTGGTGTTACTAAGTGCTGCACTATATTATATAAATCCACGACAGTTGGGGATCGATATAAAAAATATAATGAAGGATGCCATGAGAGGAACTTTACTTCAAAACGAACTTTTCCAGAGATACAAACGGAAAATAGCTTCTACTCCTATTTCAGCAACTACTCAGTTCAGAAAACTTGTAAAGGACCTCAGACAACATCTACCAAACGTTACAGCACCTACTATGATTGTGCAGGGTTTAGACGATGGGGTTGTACCGCCAAAGGCAGCTCATGTGCTTCATGATTCAATTGGTTCAGAAGAAAAGAAACTGTTGTTTCTTGAGAAGGCTCAACATATTATCTGTCATTGCGAAGAAAAGGACGATCTGTTCCAAGACATCCTCTCATTCTTGGGCCAGGAAATAAAAAAATCAATGTAG
- a CDS encoding UDP-N-acetylmuramoyl-tripeptide--D-alanyl-D-alanine ligase, whose protein sequence is MIKRTLEQVANMSNAELSKPELRLENVHGVSIDTRSIQKGQLFIPLPGPNSDGHQFVRQAYEKGAAAAFWKRDMPNPPEDIPLLIVEDPLQAMQDLAQSYRHQTGVKVVGVTGSNGKTSTKDMIAQILSGTYSVQKTIGNFNSQQGLPLTLLALEEETEIIVLEMGMSAKGQIEKLSNIANPDIAVITNIGESHLQDLGSREGIAEAKFEIIKGLNPDGLFIYDGDEPLLQALVNQQNFLFETLSFGKSDTCNLYPVSIQLKGSGTEFVVQAFPTTTMYLPVLGLHNVKNALAAIAVARFLGISVESIKEQLRHLNLTSMRMETHEGLNGSLIINDAYNASPTSMKAAIELVHSLDQYSNKVLVVGDMLELGPKEEDFHKEIGHYIADKHIQHVLTFGPLARNIADGIKDKNQTIEVKEFIDKQELKMAASSLLDGNTVLLIKASRGMKLEELLEGLTS, encoded by the coding sequence ATGATTAAAAGAACCCTAGAACAAGTAGCCAATATGTCTAATGCAGAACTTTCCAAGCCAGAATTGAGGCTGGAGAACGTCCATGGGGTTTCAATCGATACAAGGTCCATCCAAAAAGGTCAATTGTTTATCCCGCTACCTGGTCCTAATTCAGATGGTCACCAGTTTGTAAGGCAAGCATATGAAAAGGGTGCAGCAGCTGCTTTTTGGAAGAGAGATATGCCTAATCCTCCTGAAGATATTCCTTTGCTTATCGTAGAAGATCCACTTCAGGCTATGCAAGACTTAGCCCAAAGCTACCGACACCAAACAGGTGTAAAAGTTGTGGGAGTGACTGGTAGCAATGGCAAAACGTCTACAAAAGACATGATTGCTCAAATTCTTTCAGGAACTTATTCAGTGCAAAAGACTATTGGTAATTTTAATAGTCAGCAAGGTCTTCCCCTTACGTTATTAGCATTAGAAGAGGAAACGGAAATTATTGTTTTAGAGATGGGAATGAGTGCTAAAGGACAAATCGAGAAACTCTCGAATATTGCCAATCCTGATATTGCAGTCATTACGAATATTGGTGAGTCACATCTACAAGATTTAGGTTCCCGTGAAGGTATTGCAGAGGCAAAATTTGAAATTATTAAAGGCCTAAATCCGGATGGTCTCTTTATCTATGATGGAGATGAACCGTTGTTACAAGCACTGGTTAACCAGCAAAATTTCCTTTTTGAGACCCTGTCTTTTGGGAAAAGTGATACGTGTAACCTATATCCTGTTTCGATACAGTTAAAAGGAAGCGGAACTGAGTTCGTGGTTCAAGCTTTCCCGACGACCACCATGTATTTGCCAGTACTTGGTTTACACAATGTCAAAAATGCATTAGCTGCAATAGCGGTAGCTCGTTTTCTCGGAATATCAGTAGAATCCATTAAAGAGCAACTGAGGCATTTAAATCTTACTTCCATGAGAATGGAAACCCATGAAGGTCTAAATGGTTCGCTCATCATTAACGATGCCTATAACGCAAGTCCGACTTCCATGAAAGCAGCAATTGAATTGGTTCATTCTTTAGACCAATATTCCAATAAGGTATTAGTAGTGGGAGACATGTTGGAGTTGGGACCTAAAGAAGAGGATTTCCACAAAGAGATTGGCCACTATATAGCTGATAAACATATCCAACATGTGCTTACGTTTGGACCGTTAGCCCGGAATATTGCCGATGGAATTAAAGACAAAAATCAAACCATTGAAGTGAAAGAATTCATTGATAAACAGGAATTGAAAATGGCTGCTAGCTCCTTACTAGATGGGAATACGGTACTGTTAATAAAAGCATCGAGGGGAATGAAACTAGAAGAACTTTTGGAAGGGCTCACTTCGTAA
- a CDS encoding D-alanine--D-alanine ligase, with protein sequence MKTKLHLLYGGKSAEHKVSMQTAKAVMNAVDQSKYEVHPIYINEQGNWKKGPVLEGEVTDIKSLEFTSPETSVSPLDLSREISVGGSDNYEAEVVFPLLHGPNGEDGTVQGMLELLGLPYVGNGVLASSAGMDKVAMKALFAQAGLPQVDYVGFIRRDWEQQQEEVASNIEEKLGYPCFVKPANLGSSVGISKCKNREELQVAVEEALQYDRKIIVEEGVIAREIEIGVIGNDELQCSVVGEIVPKTEFYDYKSKYEDGDTALIIPADVSVDIYQEMKEMAMRAYQTLDCSGLARVDFFLTKEGKVLINEVNTMPGFTPVSMFPLLWKHSGLEYPALINKLVELAIERHDEKMKIRYTFD encoded by the coding sequence ATGAAAACAAAACTACATTTACTGTATGGTGGAAAATCGGCTGAACATAAAGTATCAATGCAAACAGCAAAAGCTGTTATGAATGCAGTTGATCAGTCCAAGTACGAGGTTCATCCAATCTATATAAATGAACAAGGCAATTGGAAAAAAGGCCCTGTGTTAGAAGGCGAAGTTACTGATATTAAATCATTAGAATTTACTTCTCCGGAGACTTCTGTTTCTCCACTGGATTTGAGTCGAGAAATAAGTGTTGGAGGTTCTGATAACTATGAAGCAGAGGTGGTGTTTCCTTTACTTCATGGTCCAAACGGTGAGGATGGAACAGTCCAGGGAATGCTCGAACTACTAGGGTTACCGTACGTAGGAAACGGAGTTCTAGCTTCTTCTGCAGGAATGGATAAAGTAGCAATGAAGGCTTTATTTGCTCAAGCGGGCTTACCTCAAGTGGATTATGTTGGATTTATACGTAGAGATTGGGAGCAACAACAAGAGGAGGTTGCGTCCAATATTGAAGAGAAGCTAGGATATCCTTGTTTTGTAAAGCCAGCCAATTTAGGGTCGAGTGTAGGGATTAGCAAATGTAAAAATAGAGAAGAACTGCAAGTGGCGGTGGAAGAAGCATTACAGTATGACCGGAAAATTATCGTAGAAGAGGGCGTCATAGCAAGGGAGATTGAAATCGGTGTAATTGGAAACGACGAACTTCAATGTTCCGTTGTTGGAGAAATTGTACCAAAAACAGAATTCTATGATTACAAATCAAAATATGAAGATGGAGATACAGCGCTTATTATCCCTGCAGACGTCTCTGTTGATATCTACCAAGAAATGAAAGAAATGGCTATGCGAGCATATCAAACACTTGATTGTTCAGGGTTAGCACGTGTGGACTTCTTTTTAACAAAAGAGGGAAAAGTTTTAATTAACGAAGTAAACACGATGCCAGGTTTTACTCCAGTCAGTATGTTCCCATTGTTATGGAAGCATAGTGGATTAGAATATCCTGCACTTATTAACAAACTTGTGGAATTAGCCATTGAAAGACATGATGAAAAAATGAAGATACGTTACACTTTTGATTGA